In Pectobacterium aroidearum, the following are encoded in one genomic region:
- a CDS encoding thioesterase family protein, translated as MFSKHYDVEDSHIDFQGVVDGLYYPFYMEWTRHAFMKEALGIDIEEEFKKGKIYMVLEYTLRFRKSLQKGDRLEVTCQLEKNEKRNRVNFVQQIKVGDVTYAEATFVATCLTNGRPSMPEAVTNALAL; from the coding sequence ATGTTTTCAAAACATTATGACGTTGAGGACAGTCATATCGACTTTCAGGGCGTCGTCGACGGCCTCTACTACCCGTTCTACATGGAGTGGACGCGACATGCCTTTATGAAAGAAGCGCTGGGCATTGATATTGAAGAAGAGTTCAAGAAGGGAAAGATTTACATGGTACTTGAGTACACTCTGCGCTTCCGTAAAAGCCTGCAAAAAGGCGATCGTTTAGAAGTCACCTGCCAGTTGGAAAAGAACGAAAAACGTAATCGTGTCAATTTCGTTCAGCAGATTAAGGTTGGCGACGTTACTTATGCTGAAGCCACGTTTGTCGCCACTTGTCTGACCAATGGCAGACCATCGATGCCGGAAGCGGTAACGAATGCATTAGCCCTTTAA